Proteins found in one Pectobacterium atrosepticum genomic segment:
- a CDS encoding extensin family protein, protein MRRWVIFAVILGVLVALAPWIQRQLPPGYDPFSSLSVDDPPTFITRLKMKSVANDPEACLAVLKQAQQNGRLRFAEASDISGQCPVASPVRVQGFGSVTLSSSFLASCPLALSSTMFVAQVAVPQAASLGTSLTRIDHMGSYACRNVYHRPEGRLSEHATADAWDIAAFRLSDGRQISVLNQWSETGDRGNYLRTTFSESCRFFGNSLGPEYNAAHANHFHFGMRGFGVCR, encoded by the coding sequence ATGCGAAGATGGGTGATATTTGCGGTGATACTGGGGGTATTAGTGGCTCTGGCTCCCTGGATTCAGCGTCAGCTCCCGCCCGGTTACGATCCTTTCTCTTCGTTGTCCGTCGATGACCCACCTACGTTTATTACCCGTCTAAAAATGAAGTCTGTCGCCAACGATCCCGAAGCCTGTCTGGCAGTGTTAAAGCAGGCGCAGCAAAATGGGCGGCTACGATTCGCCGAGGCCAGTGACATCAGTGGACAATGCCCGGTGGCATCACCTGTTCGGGTGCAAGGTTTTGGTTCGGTCACACTCAGCTCCAGTTTTCTTGCCAGTTGTCCACTGGCGCTGAGTAGTACGATGTTTGTGGCGCAGGTTGCAGTGCCTCAGGCGGCGTCTCTTGGTACGTCGCTGACGCGTATCGACCATATGGGCAGTTATGCTTGTCGAAATGTCTATCATCGGCCAGAAGGACGCCTGAGTGAGCATGCAACGGCAGATGCGTGGGATATCGCCGCTTTTCGCCTATCTGATGGGCGGCAGATTAGTGTTCTGAATCAGTGGTCGGAAACGGGCGATCGCGGCAATTATTTACGTACCACGTTCAGTGAAAGCTGTCGTTTTTTCGGTAATTCGCTAGGGCCGGAATATAACGCTGCACATGCCAATCATTTTCATTTTGGCATGCGTGGTTTTGGCGTGTGTCGGTGA
- a CDS encoding DUF1482 family protein, which produces MFALVIFVCYLGHGCDDLVVGAYNTEAQCLQAMGEQRLRRAGCFPIEEYIDGFWIPAQEYADF; this is translated from the coding sequence ATGTTTGCGTTAGTCATCTTTGTTTGTTATCTCGGGCATGGCTGTGACGATTTGGTCGTCGGTGCCTACAACACCGAAGCACAGTGTCTGCAAGCGATGGGTGAACAGCGCCTGCGTCGCGCTGGCTGCTTCCCTATCGAAGAGTATATTGATGGCTTCTGGATCCCCGCGCAGGAGTACGCTGATTTTTAA
- a CDS encoding oligopeptidase B (PtrB; oligopeptidase that cleaves peptide bonds following arginine and lysine residues), whose protein sequence is MKTPQAEKRPHAISTHGDTRIDNYYWLRDDERADPQVLAYLEQENAYSEAIMAPHEARKRSLYDEMVKRIPSTDMSVPYVRKGYRYQSRYEQGKEYAIYLRQPEQATEVWETLLDGNQRAEGHEFYSLGALEISPSNSLLALSEDFLSRRQYTLRFRDLNRDEWLPDVIENVTAGAEWSADSTVLYYVRKHEKTLLPYQVYRHRLGSDPAQDELVYEEKDDTYYVSLSKTTSEHYITIYLSSTTTTEVLLLDATLPDAVPQVHIPRRKDHEYGIDHYQDQFYLRSNREGKNFGLYRSDKPDEHALETLIAPREQCVLESFELFRDWLVVEERARGLTSLRQIHWHTQEEKTITFNDASYVTWLSYNPTPETALMRYGYSSMTTPSTLYELNLDTGEQQLLKQAEVKDFSPDSYRSERLWITVRDGVDVPVSLVYHRDHFSPGKNPILVYGYGAYGNSMDPDFSVSRLSLLDRGFVFALTHIRGGGELGQQWYDDGRLLNKMHSFTDFIDVSQALVEKGYGDRKNMFAMGGSAGGLLMGAVVNIAPDLFKGVVAQVPFVDVLTTMLDESIPLTTGEYDEWGDPNEQTYYDYIKQYSPYDGVTAQHYPHLLVTTGLHDSQVQYWEPAKWVAKLREVKTDDSLVLLYTDMEAGHGGKSGRFKRYDDIALEYAFLLMVLEKAAESHE, encoded by the coding sequence ATGAAGACACCGCAAGCTGAAAAAAGACCCCACGCGATAAGTACACATGGCGATACGCGTATCGACAACTATTACTGGCTGCGTGATGACGAGCGTGCCGATCCGCAGGTGTTAGCCTATCTGGAACAGGAAAACGCCTACAGCGAAGCCATCATGGCACCTCACGAGGCGCGCAAACGATCGCTGTATGATGAAATGGTTAAGCGTATTCCGTCGACGGATATGTCTGTGCCGTATGTCAGAAAGGGGTATCGCTACCAAAGTCGCTATGAGCAGGGTAAAGAGTACGCCATCTATCTGCGCCAGCCTGAGCAGGCAACAGAAGTGTGGGAAACGCTGTTGGATGGTAATCAACGTGCGGAGGGGCATGAATTTTATAGCCTCGGCGCGCTTGAGATTAGCCCGAGCAACTCGCTGCTGGCACTCTCGGAGGATTTTTTATCTCGTCGGCAGTACACGCTTCGCTTCCGTGATCTGAACCGCGACGAATGGCTACCGGATGTGATCGAAAATGTGACCGCAGGTGCTGAATGGTCGGCAGATTCAACGGTGCTGTACTACGTGCGTAAACATGAGAAAACGCTGTTACCGTATCAGGTCTACCGTCATCGCTTAGGCAGCGATCCGGCGCAGGATGAGTTGGTGTATGAAGAGAAAGACGATACTTATTATGTCAGTCTGAGTAAAACGACATCAGAGCACTATATTACCATTTATCTTAGCAGCACCACGACGACCGAGGTTCTACTGCTCGATGCGACGCTCCCAGATGCGGTGCCGCAGGTACACATTCCGCGTCGGAAAGATCATGAATATGGTATTGATCACTATCAGGACCAGTTTTATCTGCGTTCCAACCGAGAGGGAAAGAACTTTGGTCTTTATCGTTCGGATAAGCCTGATGAGCACGCGCTGGAAACACTGATTGCCCCACGTGAACAGTGTGTGCTGGAGAGTTTTGAGCTTTTCCGTGATTGGCTGGTGGTGGAAGAAAGAGCGCGCGGTTTGACCAGCTTACGTCAGATTCACTGGCATACGCAGGAAGAAAAAACGATCACCTTCAATGATGCGAGCTATGTGACGTGGCTGTCGTACAACCCTACGCCAGAAACGGCATTGATGCGATATGGTTATTCATCAATGACAACCCCCAGCACGTTGTATGAACTGAATCTGGACACGGGCGAACAGCAGTTACTTAAACAAGCCGAGGTGAAAGATTTCTCCCCAGATAGCTATCGGAGCGAACGCTTGTGGATCACGGTCCGAGATGGTGTCGACGTGCCCGTTTCGTTGGTTTACCATCGCGACCATTTCAGCCCAGGTAAGAATCCGATACTGGTCTATGGCTACGGCGCATATGGTAATAGCATGGATCCTGACTTCAGCGTTAGTCGTCTGAGCCTGCTAGACCGAGGGTTTGTTTTTGCCTTAACGCACATTCGCGGCGGTGGTGAACTTGGGCAGCAGTGGTATGACGATGGTCGGTTGCTCAATAAAATGCATTCCTTCACGGATTTCATCGATGTGTCTCAGGCATTGGTAGAAAAAGGCTATGGCGACAGGAAAAATATGTTTGCCATGGGTGGCAGCGCGGGAGGTCTGCTGATGGGGGCGGTCGTGAATATCGCCCCTGATCTGTTTAAAGGCGTTGTCGCTCAGGTTCCGTTCGTTGATGTGTTGACGACAATGCTGGATGAGTCTATCCCGCTGACGACCGGGGAGTATGACGAGTGGGGCGATCCGAATGAACAAACCTACTATGACTATATCAAGCAGTACAGCCCCTATGATGGTGTTACCGCACAGCACTACCCACATTTGCTAGTGACTACTGGGTTACACGACTCGCAGGTTCAGTATTGGGAGCCTGCAAAGTGGGTGGCGAAATTGCGGGAAGTCAAAACGGACGATAGTCTAGTACTGTTGTATACCGATATGGAGGCTGGGCACGGCGGAAAATCCGGTCGTTTCAAACGTTATGATGATATCGCGCTGGAGTATGCTTTCCTGTTGATGGTGCTTGAAAAGGCTGCAGAAAGTCATGAATAA
- a CDS encoding DUF2511 domain-containing protein — protein sequence MMKKFLLSIVLTSLSANAFSAAKLANISRLEYGERWAFSREEVQLICRPGNALYALHTGTLMQYPLNDVAIEQMKSGRVSAQPIDVIWLDDPKHPGQKKSLQPFIERAEQLCQPDAKP from the coding sequence ATGATGAAGAAATTTTTGCTATCTATCGTGCTTACCTCACTTTCTGCTAATGCTTTTTCTGCCGCCAAACTGGCAAATATCAGTCGGCTGGAATATGGCGAACGCTGGGCTTTCTCGCGAGAAGAGGTTCAACTGATTTGTCGCCCTGGCAATGCGCTATACGCATTACATACTGGAACGTTGATGCAATATCCGCTGAATGATGTTGCCATCGAGCAGATGAAGTCTGGGCGGGTGAGTGCGCAACCGATAGACGTCATCTGGCTGGACGATCCTAAACATCCTGGACAGAAAAAAAGCCTTCAGCCATTTATCGAACGTGCAGAGCAACTGTGTCAGCCAGACGCTAAACCATGA
- a CDS encoding excalibur calcium-binding domain-containing protein → MKRKLFVILLSTAFSFTVQTASSYQYRHDGDSQDAGKIKAEDRKQKENRFVCDGRQYCSQMNSREEAYFFIQNCPKTKMDGDHDGVPCERDSRFPPIRAGRY, encoded by the coding sequence ATGAAACGAAAACTCTTCGTTATTCTATTATCTACAGCATTCTCTTTTACTGTTCAGACAGCATCGTCCTATCAATATCGCCATGATGGTGATAGTCAAGATGCGGGAAAAATAAAAGCGGAAGATCGAAAACAAAAAGAAAATCGATTTGTTTGTGATGGCAGACAGTATTGTAGCCAGATGAACTCGAGAGAAGAGGCGTACTTTTTCATTCAAAACTGCCCTAAGACCAAAATGGATGGCGACCATGATGGAGTGCCTTGCGAACGCGACTCACGTTTCCCTCCAATTAGAGCCGGTCGATATTAA
- the cspA gene encoding RNA chaperone/antiterminator CspA, producing the protein MSNKMTGLVKWFDAGKGFGFITPDNGSKDVFVHFSAIQSNDFKTLDEGQKVEFTIENGQKGPSAGNVVAL; encoded by the coding sequence ATGTCTAATAAAATGACTGGTTTAGTAAAATGGTTTGACGCTGGTAAAGGTTTTGGTTTCATTACTCCTGACAACGGTAGCAAAGATGTATTCGTACATTTCTCTGCTATTCAGAGCAACGATTTCAAAACTCTGGACGAAGGCCAAAAAGTTGAGTTCACCATTGAAAATGGTCAGAAAGGCCCATCAGCTGGCAACGTTGTTGCGCTGTAA
- a CDS encoding DUF1471 domain-containing protein — translation MKTIKNFIAVIALSTLSFGAFAAQEIATVSVSGAKTLDAFEVQVAQKAQQAGASSYRIVSATGRDQLHGTAVLYK, via the coding sequence ATGAAAACTATCAAAAACTTTATCGCAGTTATCGCTCTTTCTACTTTGTCTTTCGGTGCGTTTGCTGCGCAGGAAATCGCAACGGTCTCCGTTAGCGGTGCAAAAACATTAGACGCTTTCGAAGTACAGGTTGCTCAAAAAGCCCAACAAGCTGGCGCGTCGTCATATCGCATTGTTTCCGCCACCGGGCGAGATCAGTTACACGGCACTGCGGTTCTGTATAAATAA
- a CDS encoding DNA polymerase III subunit theta, which translates to MGHNLAELSKEDMDKINVDLAASGVAFKERYNMPVIPEVIEREQPQHLRNYFRERVMFYRQRSLQFSRLPYEPKSK; encoded by the coding sequence ATGGGACATAATCTGGCAGAATTATCCAAAGAAGATATGGATAAGATTAACGTGGACTTGGCAGCGTCAGGTGTTGCCTTCAAAGAACGTTACAATATGCCAGTCATTCCAGAGGTTATTGAGAGAGAACAGCCCCAACACTTGCGTAACTATTTTCGTGAGCGCGTCATGTTTTACCGCCAGCGTTCACTCCAGTTCTCTCGTTTACCCTACGAGCCTAAGTCTAAATAG
- the ftnA gene encoding non-heme ferritin: MLKKEMIQKLNEQLNLEFYSANLYLQMSAWCGDKGFEGASSFLKTHSQEEMQHMQRLFDYLDDTGSLPILGAIAAPPIDFDSLADVFKLTYEHEQLITAKINELAHAAMAQQDYSTFNFLQWYVAEQHEEEKLFRSILDKLALVNASEGGLFFIDQDLKKMSAAAPSA; encoded by the coding sequence ATGTTAAAAAAAGAAATGATTCAGAAGCTGAATGAACAACTTAATTTGGAGTTTTATTCCGCGAATTTGTATCTGCAAATGAGCGCATGGTGCGGTGATAAAGGTTTTGAAGGTGCATCCAGTTTCCTGAAAACGCATTCTCAGGAAGAAATGCAACACATGCAGCGCCTGTTTGACTATTTGGATGACACGGGAAGCCTACCTATATTAGGCGCGATTGCGGCACCGCCGATTGATTTCGATTCACTGGCTGATGTCTTCAAGCTGACCTATGAACATGAACAGCTGATTACAGCAAAAATTAATGAGCTTGCGCACGCTGCGATGGCGCAGCAGGACTACTCTACATTTAACTTCCTGCAATGGTACGTTGCTGAACAACACGAAGAAGAAAAACTGTTCCGCTCTATTCTGGACAAACTGGCGCTGGTTAATGCCAGTGAGGGCGGCCTGTTCTTCATCGATCAGGATCTGAAAAAAATGTCTGCGGCAGCACCGTCAGCCTAA
- the rsmF gene encoding 16S rRNA (cytosine(1407)-C(5))-methyltransferase RsmF, translating to MAKFTPASLPAEFLDTMRDIMPSSLSMEDFIAACQRPLRRSIRVNTLKISVDAFLQLAQPYGWQLEPIPWCQEGFWLLNAEEENTRLGNTLEHLSGLFYIQEASSMLPASALFHHNDAPGTILDVAAAPGSKTTQIAARLNNEGAIVANEYSASRVKVLHANISRCGVSNTAITHFDGRVFGAALPEYFDAILLDAPCSGEGVVRKDPAAMSHWSQESITDIAATQRDLILSAFHALKPGGVMIYSTCTLNRQENQQVCRWLQAQFPDACEFESLDDLFAGAERATTEEGFLHVFPQIYDSEGFFVARLRKTGSVPPLPRPGYKVGKFPFSPVAHKDRALLTEAARKQGIRWDEELLQLWQRDSEVWLFPAALTSAFGNIKFSRIGIKLAERFPKGFRWQHEAIVALADPNASNAYALNDRIACEWFQGKDSYPEPLPTADELILTYQNTPVGLAKRISSRIKNSLPRDLVRDGASSARPLAKE from the coding sequence GTGGCAAAATTTACCCCAGCCAGCCTGCCTGCTGAATTTCTCGACACTATGCGGGACATCATGCCTTCATCGCTTTCGATGGAGGATTTTATTGCCGCCTGCCAGCGCCCATTGCGCCGGAGCATTCGCGTCAATACGTTAAAAATCAGCGTCGATGCCTTTCTTCAGCTCGCGCAGCCTTATGGCTGGCAGCTTGAGCCGATTCCCTGGTGCCAAGAAGGTTTCTGGCTGCTTAATGCTGAAGAGGAAAATACGCGGCTAGGCAATACATTGGAGCACCTGAGCGGGCTATTCTACATTCAGGAAGCCAGCTCCATGCTGCCCGCCAGCGCCCTATTCCACCATAATGACGCGCCGGGTACTATTCTGGACGTCGCAGCGGCTCCAGGCTCCAAAACAACGCAGATCGCGGCACGACTGAATAATGAAGGGGCTATCGTCGCCAACGAATATTCAGCGAGTCGGGTAAAAGTGCTGCATGCCAACATCAGCCGCTGCGGAGTCAGCAATACCGCGATCACGCACTTCGACGGGCGAGTTTTCGGCGCTGCCCTACCGGAATATTTTGATGCGATTTTGCTGGATGCCCCGTGCTCAGGCGAAGGTGTGGTGCGTAAAGATCCGGCGGCGATGAGCCACTGGTCGCAAGAGAGCATTACTGACATTGCCGCTACGCAGCGCGACCTAATTCTGAGCGCGTTCCATGCTCTGAAACCGGGTGGTGTAATGATTTACTCCACCTGTACACTGAATAGGCAGGAAAATCAGCAGGTCTGTCGTTGGCTACAGGCACAGTTCCCTGATGCGTGTGAGTTTGAATCGTTAGACGATCTCTTCGCCGGCGCCGAACGCGCCACAACGGAAGAAGGCTTCTTGCACGTATTCCCTCAGATTTATGACAGTGAAGGCTTCTTTGTTGCACGCTTGCGTAAAACCGGCAGCGTGCCGCCGCTGCCACGCCCTGGTTATAAAGTCGGTAAATTCCCGTTCTCTCCGGTTGCCCACAAAGATCGTGCGTTACTCACAGAGGCTGCGCGTAAACAGGGTATTCGCTGGGATGAGGAATTACTTCAGCTGTGGCAACGCGATAGCGAGGTTTGGCTCTTCCCTGCGGCACTGACTTCCGCTTTCGGCAACATCAAATTCTCACGCATTGGCATTAAACTCGCCGAGCGTTTCCCCAAAGGTTTTCGCTGGCAGCATGAAGCCATTGTCGCACTAGCAGACCCGAACGCGAGCAATGCCTACGCACTGAACGATCGCATCGCCTGTGAGTGGTTTCAGGGTAAAGACAGCTACCCGGAACCGCTTCCTACTGCGGATGAGTTAATTTTAACCTACCAGAACACACCCGTTGGTCTGGCAAAGCGCATCAGCAGTCGGATAAAAAACAGCCTGCCGCGCGATTTAGTCCGGGATGGCGCGTCCTCCGCGCGACCTCTAGCTAAAGAATAA